The following are encoded together in the Mycosarcoma maydis chromosome 4, whole genome shotgun sequence genome:
- a CDS encoding 60S ribosomal protein eL39, with amino-acid sequence MPSQKTFRTKVKLAKAQKQNRPIPNWFRMKADNKIQYNAKRRHWRRTKLNI; translated from the exons ATGCCATCCCAGAAGACTTTCCGCACTaaggtcaagctcgccaaggcgcagaagcagaaCCG ACCCATTCCTAACTGGTTCCGCATGAAGGCCGACAACAAGATCCAGTACAACGCTAAGCGTCGTCACTGGCGTCGAACCAAGCTCAACATCTAA
- a CDS encoding uncharacterized protein (related to SPS19 - peroxisomal 2,4-dienoyl-CoA reductase): protein MSDEGDTSRPAVILPAADPFKVFRPDLFKGKVLFCTGGGSGICYEMTKTIMSFGANAAILGRKADRLARASKELSSATGQECLPCPADVREPEQLREAARKTIEKFGRIDFVIAGSAANWLAGIEQNTEKGFKTVIDIDLIGSYNTVKATLEEVTKNKGSYIFISATLHYYGLPYQSHASAAKAGVDALSRVLAVEMGPLGVRSNVIAPGPIADTEGMDRLAPKGVGEAVAEGVPMQRMGKKSDIASAGVYLFSDAATFITGTQMVVDGGAWQVQGPMLPYPTTSLDPKSLSSLVSGSRL, encoded by the coding sequence ATGAGCGACGAAGGAGACACCTCACGACCAGCTGTGATCCTGCCGGCTGCGGATCCATTCAAAGTGTTCCGCCCAGACCTGTTCAAGGGTAAAGTGCTCTTCTGCACTGGAGGCGGTTCTGGAATCTGCTACGAGATGACCAAGACCATCATGTCGTTCGGCGCCAATGCAGCCATTTTGGGACGCAAAGCTGACCGTCTCGCGCGAGCGTCCAAAGAACTCTCTTCGGCGACGGGTCAGGAGTGTCTCCCTTGCCCTGCAGACGTCCGCGAGCCGGAACAGCTGCGCGAAGCAGCACGTAAGACGATTGAGAAGTTCGGCAGGATCGATTTTGTTATTGCCGGCTCAGCTGCCAATTGGCTCGCCGGTATCGAGCAGAACACCGAGAAGGGTTTCAAGACCGTCATCGACATCGATCTGATCGGATCGTACAACACGGTCAAAGCTACGTTGGAAGAAGTGACCAAGAACAAGGGTAGCTACATCTTCATCAGTGCAACGCTCCACTACTATGGATTGCCGTACCAGTCGCATGCGAGCGCCGCAAAGGCTGGTGTGGACGCACTAAGCCGCGTCCTGGCGGTAGAGATGGGTCCATTGGGCGTCAGGAGCAACGTCATCGCTCCGGGTCCCATCGCCGATACCGAAGGTATGGACAGGCTGGCTCCCAAGGGTGTAGGTGAAGCAGTGGCCGAGGGAGTGCCCATGCAGAGGATGGGCAAGAAGAGCGATATCGCTTCTGCAGGCGTATACCTCTTCAGCGATGCGGCCACCTTCATCACTGGCACCCAGATGGTGGTTGATGGTGGAGCTTGGCAAGTTCAAGGCCCTATGCTGCCGTACCCGACCACCAGTCTAGACCCCAAGAGCTTGAGCTCCCTGGTGAGCGGCTCCCGTCTTTGA
- a CDS encoding uncharacterized protein (related to ATP-dependent DNA helicase II, 70 kDa subunit): MPKAYFVNKREAARAFNSDTDDDDDDELEPLDLDATFQKDMVLFCIDAGPSMHRIDPATNTSPLYSALKAAASLMQKKLISSPHDHVGVLIFNCADTLFHSVKPGEYYKGSYELQSVRQVNVPDTYNLKALLHEAELDPKHLYTVLPPAEKQMRIDWALANAGVAVVAAANAGSKRVFWITDNDDPHPMSIDPKATKARRACLDKMNEFRKIGVRIEPFFINSNKPTAASQEPSGSQLTRDFEINKFYADVFAHYDDDRDQDDDDDSTARRLPRGFSSTAAEQLKGQETKRTLWDSSVRFQELEDDVATRETPKRVVFNIRFELAALDPTPESNESDQGEERLPQARTRGRKWQIGIKGYSLVSKTTKGNPVKVIVDDDCGELKEVVTHQHYVDVNSGKPLSKDQVIPAFQFGPSSSLRGQVTFTPGELRSIKTFGMLPSLKLIGFRNRDDLLRFEWNVKHSYFIYPSDSEWKGSRKTFTALLNSMISKDKVGLGLFMPRQNVVPVFVAIVPQEEEVSADGQQLVAPGMHLITLPYADDVRDVPANLLHTEDAKDEQVDKAVAFIERYQKRQPFNPDHYPNPSLNHHYAVLMATAFQEPVPDTPTDLTVPQYATIKKRTAHLIQDWHTAINQDPRLNVVSAAASKHAKTSTSVRKTTFEDDSEIMELWQSGKLSAYTVDELKSACDFYRLDKKGRKADLLVRIDEHIRKQRKA, translated from the coding sequence ATGCCCAAGGCTTACTTTGTCAACAAGCGCGAAGCGGCGCGCGCGTTCAACTCGGACactgacgacgatgacgacgacgagctcgaaccactcgatctcgacgccaCCTTCCAAAAGGACATGGTGCTCTTCTGTATCGACGCCGGTCCATCTATGCATCGCATTGATCCCGCTACCAATACTTCGCCCCTCTACTctgcgctcaaggcggCCGCCTCACTGATGCAGAAGAAACTCATCTCTTCCCCACACGACCATGTCGGCGTGCTCATCTTCAACTGCGCCGACACGCTCTTCCACTCGGTCAAGCCCGGCGAATACTACAAGGGAAGCTACGAGCTTCAATCTGTACGCCAAGTCAATGTCCCCGATACCTACAACCTCAAAGCACTGTTGCACGAGGCAGAGCTCGATCCCAAGCATCTGTACACTGTGCTACCGCCGGCGGAAAAGCAGATGCGCATTGACTGGGCGCTTGCCAACGCTGGCGTGGCTGTGGTGGCCGCCGCTAATGCAGGAAGCAAGAGGGTATTCTGGATCACGGATAATGACGATCCGCATCCCATGAGTATCGACCCCAAGGCCACCAAAGCAAGGAGGGCGTGTCTCGACAAGATGAACGAATTCCGTAAGATCGGCGTCCGCATCGAGCCATTCTTCATCAATTCCAACAAGCCCACAGCAGCGTCACAGGAGCCATCGGGGAGCCAGTTGACACGCGATTTCGAGATCAACAAGTTCTACGCCGACGTCTTTGCTCATTACGATGACGATCGcgatcaagacgacgacgacgacagcactgctcgacgactGCCAAGAGGCTTTAGTAGCACAGCGGCGGAGCAGCTGAAGGGTCAGGAGACGAAGCGCACTTTGTGGGATTCTAGCGTACGCTTTcaggagctcgaggatgacgTTGCTACGCGCGAGACACCCAAACGTGTTGTGTTCAATATCCGGTTCGAactcgctgctctcgaccCAACACCAGAATCGAATGAGTCAGACCAAGGCGAGGAAAGGCTTCCACAGGCACGCACGCGTGGACGCAAGTGGCAAATCGGCATCAAAGGCTACAGTCTCGTATCGAAAACCACAAAGGGTAATCCTGTCAAGGTaatcgtcgacgacgactgcggcgagctcaaggaaGTTGTTACGCACCAGCACTACGTCGATGTCAACTCGGGCAAGCCGTTATCCAAGGACCAGGTCATCCCGGCCTTCCAATTCGGCCCATCCTCAAGCCTTCGTGGACAGGTGACATTCACTCCGGGAGAGCTGAGAAGTATCAAAACGTTTGGCATGCTGCCGTCTCTCAAATTGATCGGCTTTCGAAACAGAGACGATCTACTTCGATTCGAGTGGAATGTCAAGCACTCCTACTTTATCTATCCGTCGGATAGCGAGTGGAAAGGTAGTCGCAAGACGTTTACCGCGCTACTGAATTCGATGATTAGCAAGGACAAGGTGGGGCTGGGACTTTTCATGCCGAGGCAGAATGTGGTTCCGGTATTTGTGGCGATTGTACCTCAGGAGGAAGAGGTCAGCGCCGATGGACAGCAGCTCGTTGCTCCCGGTATGCATCTTATCACTTTACCGTATGCCGACGACGTACGCGATGTACCTGCCAACCTGTTGCATACAGAAGACGCCAAGGACGAACAAGTTGATAAAGCGGTCGCGTTCATCGAGCGGTATCAAAAAAGGCAGCCGTTCAACCCGGACCACTACCCCAATCCATCACTCAACCACCACTATGCAGTCCTCATGGCCACCGCGTTCCAAGAACCGGTACCCGACACACCCACAGACCTCACTGTTCCACAGTACGCTACCATCAAAAAACGCACCGCTCATCTCATCCAGGACTGGCACACGGCGATCAATCAAGATCCGAGGTTGAATGTCGTCTCTGCTGCAGCGAGCAAGCatgccaagacgagcacaAGTGTACGCAAGACGACGTTCGAAGATGATTCCGAGATCATGGAGCTATGGCAGAGTGGCAAGTTGAGCGCGTATACTGTAGACGAGTTGAAGTCGGCGTGCGATTTTTACAGGCTGGACAAGAAGGGCAGGAAGGCAGATCTGTTGGTGAGGATCGATGAGCATATTCGCAAACAGAGAAAGGCGTAA
- a CDS encoding uncharacterized protein (related to MDR1 - Mac1p interacting protein) has translation MDAHTLNAWTRFALQKGGIGSCTALIDNPASEPEDLMFMAGEKIVVLRRLDDDSFNANPRPTSSTSASLHKSKSDLLPDSDAWFLGYCEGVVGRFKGAHVQFHARLKKPVLMRRSGAGAIRDSSMRPMSKSEAAKMHLSQVPAGIPFTAVNSDGEEDALSPVDRRQQALALPTAPSNASLASSAVPHQPTTSSSSSSSSSSSSSAAAAAPAFKQGRFGLTTPPLSDEGHLRKQSIPRRPVQENDDDSDDSTSLLPWARHSRESSTASSSSPVRKPSALPTRNDSLIRPSAPTRSSSAFSQQYNTHKHAQAAHTLPTIHHLPPSPISSTESPVHTESKSALPSITTTSTAQSDACSANTSADTTITANSTAADLASRTSCTSSNSTTSTNDDSDDENGVGNRRRDYAFSIYDVYGRDSVAFPNFDFRQYGSKTSLAKLAASRSSESLNVHSQRSSSATEDRLQLQLPPSPQQRGQHLQPQPASKNEALRAAQQQGQPTQHQAAAMIAGAAPRRPGQLNVPAANDAAILLALRSPSGRRPSAAPDPRAAPSAGVRGPLNMASSLRRQVETPSVATDAAAVSPLDAAGAAMAANSANRGPGAFDPRRRPSQTNPTPPARMQPSTLPPIYTGVSSTSVSSTTSCSGYGSGSSPSTSGSATNTQDSGFMHRPGFAEARQHRRSMSLGSLNKLDNLSLNDEAHTNAPPSMPPPAQLNGPGSANTSRPSFRASASSSRSRNGPATSPGLGPVRASSDRLSAREKVNSGQGSGLLRKNPSNPTPGLHGGSGVHGLAPMAAPRSASPMSQLSAPSPVTDASRRGSSASTGAYSTGPRSPQLRSPLGMPMPPGPSSAPVTPGSAGPHSNGMFGFPASPGLVTSPGGMGNRFDAMGFIIEPGVVPSLPPSDDPELREKWLAVLAENDVAAAQKSRKVKKLVRTGVPGSVRREVWLFLANASVRRRPGLFEQLCKTSQGTKGKRGKEEAYETIEKDLHRTLPDHRLFMGDNATGRADLEGILKSYVHFNPMLGYTQGMGLLAGFALIQMPAEDAFWLLCAVLRNPQMEEYYSAGMKQLHVDSVVFDNLLKTMDPELQARFEEAGLQSIMFTPNWFLALFTRVLPWTTLLRVWDVFFYEGPTWMLRVALAIVRILREQLVDQQACPTAGEMLQLLLHPPPHNLTVENVLNCAFSVKLKDGEMRKLSRTASKLVREKNFLNQPADARGRASVRRAAKNARSTSAPAKR, from the coding sequence ATGGACGCTCACACCCTCAACGCATGGACCcgctttgcgcttcaaAAGGGCGGCATCGGCTCTTGCACAGCTCTCATCGACAATCCTGCTTCCGAACCAGAAGATCTCATGTTCATGGCCGGCGAAAAGATTGTCGTACTTCGCAgactcgacgacgactcgtTCAACGCCAACCCTCGTcccaccagcagcaccagcgctTCGCTCCACAAGAGCAAGAGTGATCTGCTCCCCGACTCGGACGCCTGGTTCCTCGGCTACTGCGAAGGTGTCGTTGGCCGTTTCAAGGGCGCCCACGTTCAGTTTCATGCCCGCCTCAAAAAGCCCGTTCTAATGCGGCGCAGCGGTGCAGGCGCCATCCGCGACTCGAGCATGCGTCCCATGTCCAAGAGCGAGGCTGCAAAGATGCACCTCTCTCAAGTGCCCGCCGGTATCCCGTTCACCGCCGTCAACTCGGACGGCGAGGAGGATGCTCTCTCGCCCGTCGACCGCCGCCAACAAGCTCTTGCCTTGCCCACGGCGCCATCCAACGCATCCTTGGCTTCATCTGCGGTGCCCCACCAGCCCACcacatcctcctcctcctcctcatcatcatcatcatcatcatcagcagcagcagcagcacccgCCTTCAAGCAAGGCAGGTTCGGCCTCACAACACCGCCGCTCTCAGATGAAGGCCACCTTCGTAAGCAATCCATCCCTCGCAGACCCGTTCAAGAAAATGATGACGACTCGGATGACTCGACTTCGCTTCTTCCCTGGGCCAGGCACAGCAGAGAGAGCAGCACCGCTTCATCCTCGAGTCCGGTTCGCAAGCCGTCTGCGCTTCCCACGCGCAACGACTCGCTCATTCGTCCGTCCGCGCCCACTCGCTCTTCATCTGCTTTCAGCCAGCAATACAACACGCACAAGCACGCACAAGCAGCGCACACACTGCccaccatccaccacctcccGCCTTCACCCATCTCTTCTACCGAGTCTCCGGTGCACACCGAGTCCAAATCGGCGCTACCCTCCATCACAACCACTTCCACTGCTCAATCCGACGCTTGTTCTGCCAACACCTCGGCTGACACAACCATCACAGCCAACAGCACAGCCGCCGACTTGGCGTCGCGCACCTCGTGTACCTCGTCCAAcagcaccacctcgaccaacgacgactcggacgacgagaaCGGCGTTGGCAATCGTCGCAGGGACTACGCCTTTTCCATCTACGACGTATACGGACGCGACTCGGTTGCTTTTCCCAATTTTGATTTCCGTCAGTACGGGAGCAAGACTTCGCTCGCAAAGCTTGCCGCTTCCAGgtcgtccgagtcgctCAACGTGCACAGCCAGCGCTCCTCGAGTGCCACCGAAGAccgcttgcagctgcagctgccgccgtcgccgcagcagcgaggcCAGCACCTTCAACCACAGCCTGCTTCCAAGAACGAGGCTTtgcgagcagcgcagcaacaAGGGCAGCCAACGCAACACCAAGCGGCTGCCATGattgctggtgctgctccGCGCCGACCTGGCCAACTCAACGTGCCTGCTGCTAACGACGCCGCTATCCTACTCGCTTTGCGCTCACCATCAGGTCGACGTCCTAGCGCTGCACCCGATCCGAGGGCGGCACCCTCCGCTGGCGTACGTGGTCCGCTCAACATGGCGTCGAGTCTGCGCCGTCAAGTCGAAACGCCTTCTGTCGCAAccgacgctgcagctgtctCGCCTCTCGATGCCGCAGGTGCCGCTATGGCTGCCAACTCGGCGAATCGTGGACCCGGCGCTTttgatcctcgtcgacgtccTTCTCAGACCAACCCTACTCCACCTGCTCGCATGCAGCCGAGTACGCTGCCTCCCATCTACACCGGAGTTTCCAGCACATCAGTCTCGTCAACCACATCTTGCTCTGGCTATGGTTCTGGCTCATCGCCATCTACGTCAGGTAGCGCCACCAACACCCAAGATTCTGGCTTCATGCATCGACCCGGCTTTGCAGAGGCGCGTCAACATCGCCGCTCCATGTCGCTGGgctcgctcaacaagctcgacaatCTTTCGCTCAATGATGAAGCGCACACGAACGCACCACCATCAATGCCACCACCCGCGCAGCTCAACGGGCCCGGCTCGGCCAACACGTCACGCCCCAGCTTCCGCGCCTCGGCGAGCTCTTCGCGCTCGCGCAACGGTCCAGCAACGTCTCCGGGACTGGGACCCGTGCGTGCATCGTCAGACCGATTGTCAGCGCGCGAGAAGGTCAACTCCGGTCAAGGATCCGGCCTGCTGCGTAAAAACCCATCGAACCCTACTCCCGGCCTCCATGGCGGCAGCGGTGTCCACGGACTCGCTCCCATGGCAGCGCCAAGGAGTGCTAGTCCCATGAGCCAGCTCAGCGCACCTTCACCTGTCACGGATGCGAGCCGACGTGGAAGTTCGGCGAGCACCGGCGCTTACTCTACGGGACCTCGCAGCCCTCAACTCCGCAGTCCGCTCGGCATGCCCATGCCTCCTGGACCATCCTCGGCTCCAGTTACACCCGGCAGTGCTGGTCCACATAGCAACGGCATGTTTGGCTTCCCCGCTTCGCCTGGATTGGTCACCAGCCCTGGTGGTATGGGCAACCGATTCGATGCGATGGGCTTCATTATCGAGCCCGGGGTTGTGCCGTCGCTGCCACCGAGCGATGATCCTGAACTGCGCGAAAAGTGGTTGGCAGTGCTGGCAGAAAATGAcgtcgcagctgcgcaGAAGAGCCGAAaggtcaagaagctggTGCGCACTGGTGTGCCTGGTTCAGTGCGACGCGAGGTATGGCTCTTCCTGGCCAACGCCTCGGTGCGTCGTCGACCTGGTCTATTTGAACAGCTTTGCAAGACGTCACAGGGAACCAAGGGCAAACGTGGCAAGGAGGAGGCGTACGAGACGATCGAAAAGGACCTCCATCGCACCTTGCCCGACCACCGACTGTTCATGGGCGATAACGCGACGGGTCGAGCTGACCTTGAGGGCATCCTCAAGTCGTATGTCCACTTCAATCCCATGTTGGGCTACACGCAGGGTATGGGCTTGCTGGCCGGATTTGCGCTAATCCAGATGCCAGCCGAGGATGCCTTTTGGCTTCTCTGTGCAGTGCTGCGAAACCCACAGATGGAAGAGTACTACTCTGCAGGTATGAAGCAGTTGCATGTGGATAGCGTCGTGTTTGACAACTTGCTCAAAACGATGGATCCTGAACTGCAAGCGCGCTTCGAAGAGGCAGGATTGCAGTCGATCATGTTTACGCCCAACTGGTTCCTTGCGCTATTTACGCGCGTTTTGCCTTGGACGACGCTGCTTCGTGTCTGGGACGTGTTCTTCTACGAAGGTCCCACATGGATGCTGCGCGTTGCACTGGCCATTGTTCGTATCTTGCGCGAACAGCTCGTGGACCAACAGGCTTGTCCGACGGCCGGTGagatgctgcagctgctgcttcacCCTCCTCCGCACAACCTGACGGTGGAAAATGTGCTCAACTGCGCTTTCAgtgtcaagctcaaggacgGAGAGATGCGCAAATTGAGCAGAACGGCGAGCAAGTTGGTTCGAGAGAAGAACTTTTTGAACCAGCCCGCGGATGCTAGAGGAAGAGCCTCGGTGAGAAGGGCTGCGAAAAATGCGAGGAGCACCAGCGCTCCTGCTAAACGGTGA
- a CDS encoding uncharacterized protein (related to Cyclin H), with the protein MVVVKTEPSTVALAADAASASKSIHPAAGPSSYRAASMRPVEIVSTPSIPPPFGPSSAYAQTSQARNWRFSHAELARIRASCNAAARARLQTIWAEETGSSCSATIPFLSVEDELALIAYYLVKIGQIVHALKLPELVEATATTFVKRFYLRNTCMDFHPKNIVTTCIFLASKSENYALNLADFARKLAGKQAAENKALVEENTRTVLDLEFLVSQSLAFEYAVTGAHRSLYGLLLDLQSIQIGEDMSREELHKLAAEAHAKLAKTRLTDAEFVYTPSQIGLACIRAVEPKGKHIVAAWLDSKQKTASSAALAAKRHRQAVREQESQRVARAKIAFARRTKGLPGAKAVEDQLAAESSATTQEVEFDDSLLHHQPLGMSRDQLEATLDQIEQLIHQREIGGYTGKGTGAQDLERIKQIDARQKLCMNPENVPGSKLFRKRRAQDDDDDADQVSTRRHGKRARGDDAKSIAMDSDDDDNVPEAHALRAKPEPQV; encoded by the coding sequence ATGGTAGTCGTAAAGACAGAGCCAAGCACGGTagctcttgctgctgatgccgCCTCTGCCTCCAAATCCATTCACCCAGCCGCTGGCCCTTCGTCATACCGAGCAGCTTCGATGCGGCCCGTCGAGATCGTCTCGACGCCTTCCATCCCACCGCCGTTCGGACCATCCTCCGCCTACGCTCAGACGTCTCAAGCACGCAACTGGCGATTCAGCCATGCAGAACTAGCGCGCATCCGCGCTTCctgcaacgctgctgcgcgagcACGTCTGCAAACCATCTGGGCCGAAGAGACGGGctcctcttgctctgccACCATCCCTTTCCTCTCggtcgaagacgagctggcaCTGATCGCCTACTACCTCGTCAAAATTGGCCAGATTGTTCACGCGCTCAAACTCCCTGAACTCGTCGAAGCTACCGCGACCACATTCGTCAAGCGCTTCTACCTGCGCAACACATGCATGGATTTTCACCCCAAGAACATCGTCACTACGTGCATCTTCCTCGCTTCCAAGTCGGAAAATTACGCGCTCAACCTCGCCGACTTTGCACGCAAGCTTGCAGGCAAACAGGCCGCCGAGAACAAGGCGCTAGTCGAAGAGAACACGAGGACGGTGCTCGATCTAGAGTTTCTCGTGAGCCAGAGTCTCGCGTTCGAATACGCGGTTACCGGCGCACACAGGAGTCTGTATGGACTGCTCTTGGATCTGCAGTCCATCCAGATTGGTGAAGATATGTCCAGAGAGGAGCTGCACAAGTTAGCAGCCGAAGCACACGCCAAGTTGGCAAAGACCAGGTTGACCGATGCAGAGTTTGTGTATACGCCGTCGCAGatcggcttggcttgcatACGAGCAGTAGAGCCCAAGGGAAAGCACATCGTAGCCGCCTGGCTGGACAGTAAGCAGAAAACAGCCAGCAGtgctgcgcttgcagcCAAGAGGCACCGCCAAGCCGTGCGAGAGCAGGAATCCCAACGTGTCGCCAGGGCCAAGATCGCTTTTGCCCGACGAACAAAGGGCTTACCAGGCGCCAAAGCGGTCGAAGACCAATTGGCAGCAGAGTCAAGTGCTACAACCCAAGAGGTGGAATTCGACGATTCGCTCTTGCACCATCAGCCATTGGGAATGTCGCGCGATCAACTCGAAGCCacactcgaccagatcgagcagctcatTCACCAGCGCGAAATCGGCGGTTACACAGGCAAAGGAACAGGCGCCCAAGATTTGGAGCGCATCAAACAGATCGATGCAAGACAAAAGCTGTGTATGAATCCCGAAAACGTTCCTGGCTCAAAGCTGTTCCGTAAACGACGCGCacaagacgacgatgacgatgccgatcaAGTGTCGACGCGTAGGCATGGAAAGAGAGCCAGAGGTGACGATGCAAAGTCGATAGCGATGGATtccgatgatgacgacaacgTCCCCGAGGCGCACGCGCTGAGAGCCAAGCCTGAGCCACAGGTCTAG